Proteins co-encoded in one Brassica oleracea var. oleracea cultivar TO1000 chromosome C4, BOL, whole genome shotgun sequence genomic window:
- the LOC106340990 gene encoding LOW QUALITY PROTEIN: F-box/LRR-repeat protein At2g29910 (The sequence of the model RefSeq protein was modified relative to this genomic sequence to represent the inferred CDS: inserted 2 bases in 2 codons; deleted 3 bases in 2 codons), with the protein MSAQRVCTGSRDSISSLPDEVLGQILSLLPTRLAASTXVLSKRWRSLLSLVDKLDLREAIGDPRGFSAFVDTTLALLTNSSIIKRFSLNCEHRHDKTRVETWIRTVLERSCFLELHLESVCMHSIKAESFTSKTLVKLTLSDGFYLSGLPPPNGGVFFPNLKTLSLVSVGFHPCEVYEYLISGCPLLEELFMRWMVVSQSIAVSSPCIKRLAVSCHFRGYWEPPASEVFRTPSLVYLDHSGYVAGHYHVDXVEARLDLRQDRVLDEDGFSNGFSNGVDGGWGEDDYDEDSNCFGSGHIAKVHDDDIEYYDDDDDSDSDSDGEGILPDIANLVAGISNVKTLLLLQ; encoded by the exons ATGTCTGCCCAGAGAGTGTGTACGGGTTCAAGAGATTCAATTAGCAGTCTCCCAGACGAGGTCCTCGGACAAATCCTGTCGTTGCTTCCGACAAGACTTGCTGCTTCCA TCGTTCTGTCCAAACGATGGAGGAGTCTTCTCTCCCTTGTAGACAAGCTCGATTTGAGGGAAGCAATTGGCGATCCCCGTGGCTTCTCTGCATTCGTGGACACAACGCTCGCTCTCTTAACCAACTCTTCAATCATCAAAAGATTCTCTCTCAACTGTGAACACAGACACGACAAAACCAGAGTGGAGACA TGGATTCGCACTGTGCTGGAGCGAAGCTGCTTCTTGGAGCTTCACTTGGAGAGCGTGTGTATGCATAGTATAAAAGCAGAGTCCTTCACAAGCAAAACGCTGGTCAAGCTCACGTTATCAGAC GGTTTTTATCTCTCTGGTCTTCCTCCTCCTAACGGTGGCGTGTTTTTCCCAAACCTCAAAACACTTTCTCTCGTTTCAGTTGGGTTTCACCCTTGTGAGGTGTATGAATATCTCATCTCCGGCTGCCCTCTGCTTGAGGAGTTATTCATGCGCTGGATGGTGGTGAGTCAGTCCATCGCTGTGTCTAGTCCTTGTATCAAAAGACTGGCCGTCTCTTGCCATTTTCGTGGTTACTGGGAGCCTCCCGCTAGTGAGGTGTTTCGGACACCTAGTCTTGTCTACCTTGACCATTCTGGTTACGTGGCCGGACATTATCATGTTG TTGTTGAAGCTAGACTGGATCTTAGACAGGACCGAGTTTTGGATGAGGATGGTTTTAGTAATGGTTTTAGTAATGGTGTTGACGGTGGTTGGGGTGAGGATGATTATGATGAAGATAGCAATTGTTTTGGTTCGGGGCATATTGCAAAGGTTCATGATGATGATATAGAGTATTATGATGATGATGATGATAGTGATAGTGATAGTGATGGAGAAGGTATTTTGCCTGATATTGCAAATCTGGTTGCAGGGATAAGCAACGTTAAAACTCTTCTTCTTCTTCAATGA
- the LOC106336887 gene encoding presenilin-like protein At2g29900: MDRTQRPRSVLDSLGEELIGILTPVSICMFTVVLLVCLLNSDPSSSASFSSIATAAYSETDSDSPWDKLLGAFLNSLVFVAAITVATFLLVLLFYLRCVRFLKLYMGFSAFVVLANLGGEISVLLIDRFRLPVDSVTFSILLFNFSVVGVFAVFMSRFSILITQGYLVVIGVLVAYFFTMLPEWTTWVLLVALALYDLAAVLLPVGPLRLLVEMAISRDEDIPALVYEARPVIRDDSRLVQRRVWRDRRSSQNDDDLENNEVVNVVRAEEDEQRSEISVPLIERSRPESSETFLEGIGLGSSGAIKLGLGDFIFYSVLVGRAAMYDLMTVYACYLAIIAGLGVTLMLLSVYQKALPALPVSIMLGVVFYFLARLFLEVFVVQCSSNLVMF, from the coding sequence ATGGATCGAACCCAAAGACCGAGAAGCGTCCTGGACTCACTAGGCGAAGAACTCATCGGAATCCTCACGCCCGTCTCCATATGCATGTTCACCGTCGTCCTCCTCGTCTGCCTCCTAAACTCCGACCCATCCTCCTCCGCCTCCTTCTCCTCAATCGCCACCGCAGCTTACTCCGAAACGGACTCCGACTCCCCCTGGGACAAGCTCCTCGGCGCCTTCCTGAACTCCCTCGTCTTCGTCGCCGCGATCACCGTCGCGACGTTCCTCCTCGTCCTCCTCTTCTACCTCAGATGCGTCAGGTTCCTCAAGCTCTACATGGGCTTCTCGGCCTTCGTCGTTTTAGCGAACCTCGGCGGAGAAATCTCCGTCCTTTTGATCGATCGCTTCAGGCTCCCGGTCGATTCCGTCACGTTTTCGATCTTGTTATTTAACTTCTCCGTCGTGGGTGTGTTCGCCGTGTTCATGTCGAGGTTCTCGATCTTGATCACTCAGGGGTACTTGGTTGTGATCGGTGTCTTGGTCGCTTACTTCTTTACTATGCTGCCTGAGTGGACTACTTGGGTTTTGCTTGTCGCTTTGGCGCTTTACGACCTCGCTGCTGTTCTGTTACCTGTTGGTCCGTTGCGTCTCCTTGTGGAGATGGCTATCTCCAGAGACGAGGATATACCCGCTCTGGTGTATGAAGCGAGGCCCGTGATCCGGGATGACTCGCGTTTGGTTCAGAGGAGAGTTTGGAGAGACCGGAGATCCAGCCAGAACGATGACGACTTGGAGAACAACGAAGTAGTAAATGTGGTTAGAGCAGAGGAGGACGAACAAAGATCAGAGATATCTGTACCGTTGATTGAGAGGAGTAGACCTGAGAGTTCGGAGACTTTTCTCGAAGGGATTGGGTTGGGATCATCAGGTGCGATCAAGTTGGGGCTTGGGGATTTCATCTTCTATAGTGTTTTGGTTGGAAGAGCTGCTATGTATGATTTGATGACGGTTTACGCTTGTTACTTGGCCATTATTGCTGGTTTAGGGGTCACGTTGATGCTATTGTCTGTGTATCAAAAGGCTTTACCGGCTCTTCCTGTGTCCATCATGTTAGGTGTTGTGTTCTACTTTCTCGCGAGGTTGTTCTTAGAAGTTTTTGTTGTGCAGTGTTCTTCAAACCTTGTGATGTTTTAA